One genomic region from Nymphaea colorata isolate Beijing-Zhang1983 chromosome 10, ASM883128v2, whole genome shotgun sequence encodes:
- the LOC116262328 gene encoding F-box/kelch-repeat protein At5g15710-like: MVERSVWYRLPEEVTERIFSYLPIASVLRCRCVCRSWNSLLNSRSFLELWGRVSPRDFFFLVYHNSQLVAAYSPSSGRWNNLPIFDRCSLDPGRVLLLASSGGLLCFRNRNSDYPTLIVCNPVTGTSRVLPEMLRVRYIDIVGMVADKASNSYRVLVTGTTEPTSNESITEVYDSRVEGWIHHGFSKLDFLQVWYEVHAIWQNGSFYCLATPVNTARGYRFICYNLERRQWLDLNVKMPSSDIRSPSLVVCGDKILLTGKIVVDYFIRSICIWELNWGNLKWVRVGEMPEDELTKIMSPYSVLLQCQGLNDLMCFSTHRGWQSIMYDLSERRWQWLPENDAYEKNHTVAMGRNSLIGLPYEPSLSAKV, from the coding sequence ATGGTAGAGAGGAGCGTCTGGTATAGGCTTCCTGAAGAAGTAACCGAAAGGATTTTCTCCTATCTGCCGATTGCGTCCGTGCTTCGGTGCCGGTGCGTCTGCAGATCTTGGAACTCTCTTCTGAATTCCAGGTCGTTCTTGGAGTTGTGGGGGAGAGTCTCGCCTCGGgatttcttcttcctcgtctACCACAATTCCCAGTTGGTTGCTGCCTATTCTCCGAGCTCCGGGCGGTGGAACAACCTTCCGATATTTGATCGTTGTTCTCTAGATCCCGGGCGAGTTCTCCTTCTTGCGTCCTCTGGCGGCCTTCTGTGCTTTAGGAATAGGAATTCTGATTATCCCACGTTGATTGTGTGTAACCCTGTCACTGGGACCAGTAGGGTCCTGCCTGAGATGCTTCGCGTCCGTTACATCGATATAGTGGGGATGGTTGCGGACAAAGCGAGCAATTCCTACAGAGTTCTTGTAACCGGGACTACTGAACCAACTTCTAATGAGAGCATCACTGAGGTTTATGATTCCAGAGTAGAGGGCTGGATCCACCACGGCTTTTCCAAGCTGGATTTCTTGCAAGTCTGGTATGAAGTCCATGCAATTTGGCAGAACGGATCTTTCTATTGCTTGGCTACTCCGGTGAACACTGCTCGTGGCTATCGGTTTATTTGTTATAATTTGGAGAGAAGGCAGTGGTTGGATCTCAATGTTAAGATGCCATCCAGCGATATAAGGTCCCCTTCGTTGGTGGTTTGTGGAGATAAGATCCTGTTGACTGGAAAGATTGTTGTGGATTACTTCATAAGAAGCATATGCATTTGGGAGCTTAACTGGGGCAACCTAAAGTGGGTCAGGGTGGGAGAGATGCCTGAAGATGAGCTGACCAAGATTATGTCTCCATACTCAGTGTTGCTTCAATGTCAAGGTCTGAATGATCTCATGTGCTTTAGCACCCATAGGGGTTGGCAGTCGATAATGTATGATTTGTCAGAGAGGAGGTGGCAATGGTTACCTGAGAATGATGCGTATGAAAAGAATCATACGGTGGCTATGGGGAGAAACAGTCTTATTGGTTTGCCATATGAGCCTAGCTTGTCTGCAAAAGTTTGA